The DNA window aacagtTGTTTGAGATAATTGTGGAGTCTCTGTTTGCTAAAGTAATTCCCAAAGGAATTGACTTGTACAGCTcatcctgtttctgttttaaaagcCCCAAACCTCTTGGGATATTTTTGCTTTGATAGAAGTATGTACACTCTTGTATCCTTCCGTAGGCTATTCAAGGATGCTGAAGGATATAGGCAAAGGTATGGCTAGAAGGACATGCTGGTCTGTTGCCTGAAACACAAAAAATTGTATtcagcagcaaggaaaattaAGTTTCCTAGACTAGTCAAGATGAGTTTTAACTGAACAAAATTTTCCTTCAGTTGGAAATATTTTGGGGCTGTTGTTGACTAAATATTGTTGCTGTGCAAAGGTAACAGCTCCCCTGATGGTCATTTTACAGTTTTGCTTGAACTGCAGATAGGACAGGTAGGATGACTGGCTCTTCTGTTTCTGCCCTACATCCTATTTCTTAAGCCGGATTTATTCCCTGTGTTTCCATGTGTGTTTCTCTGCACCTCCCTCCTTCTTGCTAACTAAAGGCTCCCACATCAGGAAACTTAATGTGAATTTGTCTTAACCTAATGCGAGATAATAACCTTTCAGTAAGAAAATACCTGCTGGATTAGCTTGTACAATGCATGTATTGGTCTTTTTCTCCCTGGCATTTTCCTGTTTGTGAAGCCTTGCCTAATGAACAGACTGTAGGCTTGTCGTGCTAACAACCTTTTGTGAAGTCCTAGAAATACTCCACAGAGTATGAGCAAGCTCTTTGTAGCTGACATACTGAAAATTGCTGCAGGAGGTTTGAGTGTTTCCTGTGAGTCTTAGGAGGTGTACAACTGGCTTTGATCCAAGTCCatgttgttatttttatataacGATAATAGTATTATTATTCATAACTATTATTGTAGTACTTTCGGGTTTCTGTCCAGTAGATGGCTAAAATTGCATTTATCTGTTCTGTACTATTGCTGTGTTTGCACAGACTCGCCTTATATTCAGCGTCTCGTTTACAGTGCTTAGATAAAATGCTTATTTGTTACACCAGAGTTACAGTAATTCTTTTCTAGTTACTATGTCTTGCCATGGTACCATGTAGTAATGCCTCTCCAGAAATGCTCTGGGTCTTGAGTTCTCTGTAGATTGTCTACAGCTCTCCTAATGACTGAAGGCAGGGGTCACACTTGCTGCTAGATCTGCCTTGGTACAGCTTGGGAGAGATCAGACGCTGAGTACAAACTCTGTTCATGCAGAGATTTGTAATAATTTCCATAATCAGTGTGCTGGACAGAGCAgatgctggggcagcagctgaTTTATAAACTCATAAATAGTGAGAAAAGAGGAGGCCTTGAACTCAGTATTGGTGGGCCTGTGAAATAAGAGACATCTGTGTATTTGAAATACCTTAGCTTGGTGACTGCCCTGGTGCGTAGGGTTGGAATTGTAGCAAAGAAATACTGCCCTTCCTTCATCTGTGGGGATATGAATGTGTAAAATAAGTAACatgaaagaatatatttttatgcatCTTCCTTTCAAGACggcaataaagaaaaacaatccaCGGAAGTACCTGCGCAGCGTTGGTGATGGAGAGACTGTAGAATTTGATGTGGTCGAGGGAGAGAAGGTGAGAGATCATGAAGTCTCAGGGTGTGGTCCAACAGAGATAACAGACTTCAGCTGTATCTCTGTCTCTGATGTGTTAATCACTGGGTTGGTGGCATTCGTACAGCTTTTCTGGGACAAATCTGGTTTTTAAAGGCTTCATTAAGGCATATTTCTATATATGTATCCAAACTACTAGGAAACTGCATCCTAGTACTTCTAGAATCTGCAGTTGTTACTTGAGAGAACATTTGAAGCCCACAGCCTGCCCAGTAATTAGCTGAGGCCTATATTGCCCTGAACAGTCTTTCTTGGAGTTTGGTGGCTTAATGACTGTAGGAGCTTGCAGGAAAGTAGAAGCATAAGGAAATTGAACATATTTTGTGGGTTATTTTTGTCTCAGTTCCTTCTTGCTTTCTTATCTGAATCTAGCCCATTGGATAAGAGTTCAGTATTTTAACTCATTATAATACCCCTTTATTAAGGAGTTGGGAATAACAAACCTCCTTTTGCCCTGTGTGGGAGAAAGGACTCACTGTAGCTTGGAACTTAGGTAAAAAAGTCtctttcctgtttcatcttctcccTGTAGCTGGTTGTTCTTTGCTCATACCACCCTGGCAGCCTTTCTTTTGTCCTTCTAGGGTGCAGAAGCAGCTAATGTCACAGGTCCAAATGGAGTCCCCGTGGAAGGCAGCCGCTACGCTGCAGACCGGCGCCGCTATCGACGGGGCTACTTTGGCCGACGCCGGGGCCCACCTCGGAGTGTGAGTTCAATTTCCCTGGTTTGCTGCTGTCACACACAGTACTGGTAGGGGTGTTTCTCACCTGACTGTCTGAGGCACTTCTAGCCATGcaacataattttaataaacTTTCAAGTTAGTGTACAAGGCATCTTGATAAAACCAGAACAGAATGGTATTGAAAAGTGGGTAAGTACTGTAAAGCTGTTGGAAACTgagaagcattatttttttttgagttcTGAGTCTCTCAGTTACATCTCAACTCCTGTCAAATACTACAATGCTGTTCCTACTGTCTACCCTAGTTCCTTTGAATATTTAGTTGTCCTAATCAGTTTTATACATGAGAGAACATCACAGAtgattgtggggtttttaatgGTGTATTGTCACAGTAATTAAAATGGCTGTGCAGAATGGCAAGGATATCTGTCAGACTTAAGGTAGCCTGCTGAGGGTTGTCAGGAGGCTATAGTTTTTGCTTCCTACTGGATGAGATACAGAAGATGCATTTCTGTTTCTAGATATCTTGTTAAATTCCTTCTTTTAACGGGAAGAATAATACACAAGGAACTGTAAGTCATGTAACATTTTATAAAACAGATGTTACTGATGGCTGGCATTTAAAACACGAGCCACAAgcaaaaatcaaaccagaaaaAGCACCACCCAAAACAACATGCAGGTTTATCAGCTAACAGCTAAAGGGGAAAGAGAACTACTGCATctctgaaaaccagaaaagactGTGTAGAAAGAGTATTTGATGTGAGGTCATagtttttctgtcttaaaatttcttcatgtttttgtgGGGGTTCCCTGTGGAATGGGGCTTTGTCTAGCATGTGAAGTGGTCTGTGGCAAGTTTGTGATATCTTTGTTagctttcaaaatacagaacTGTCCTGATCAATAGCTGCTTCTCCATAATGCGTACCCCTTACAGTGTATTTTGTGTAGTGAAATGCAATTAATATGCATCAGAGAAAGTGTTTCTAAGAACAGCTTATTGTGAAGAGCAGGGGCAGCACTGATGGCTCTTGTTTTGTCCTCATCTTAAGTTCGCCTGAATTTAAGCCTTTGAGAATCTGCTTCTTTTTACCCAATATATTGGAGTTTCTGTACTGATACATTGTTTTTGAACTTGTATGCAGGGCTATGGTTAATATCTTGCCTGTCAAATACAacacttctgttttattttggtggCAGGGTGGTGAGGGAGACATGAAGGATGGGGTCACAGAAGGAGGACAACTTCAGCAAGTGCACAGGAATCCTACCTACCGTCCCCGCTACCGCAGGTCTGTACAGTTCCTCTGCTCAGTTATTCAGATGCTGTTGTGTTATACACAGGCTTCCAAGTGTGGGAACATTTATGCAAATGGTAGGGACAGTGAGAAGCATTCTAATTGCTTGGGGAAATCTGTTTCATGTGCTTGTATGTTCAGAATCATAATGGcccagaaagggaaaaaattcttaGCATCCCATTAACTTCTCGCAACTGAGCAGCATATTGAAGTGAGTTGCAGTACTCACTTCTTGTCCTCCCACCTGAAGAGTCATACTTTCCTGGACAATTAATAACCCAAAACCTTGATCTGGGACCCTGCTGGGGGTGCTGGCGGGTGAGCATGTAAATGTCGAgttgcagcccagaaagccaccaatgtcctgggctgcagccgAAGCAGCCTGGCCAGCAGGCTGAGGTGGGTGACTGCCCAGTACTTGAATGGggcttataagaaagatggggatAAACTATTTTGCAGGGCCTATTTAGTTAGCATGAAGgttaatggttttaaactaagagatttagaataaaatagaaGGAAGAGGGTTTTTTACTATGAGTGTGGTAGaacactgaaacaggttgctcagagaggaGGTAGATGCCCCCTAGAAGTTCAGGTTGGacaaggctctgagcaacctgatctaattGAAGGGTGTTGGataaatgatctttaaaggtcctCAAGGAGGCTGGTTTGTCTGTCATTCATTCAATTGCCCCTCATTATATTGTCCTTGTTTACCAAGTAGCTTACGAAGTCAAATTCCATAATTTAGAGATGAACAGTGAAAATTACAtaatcttcaattttttttcatgtgcctGTCTGttcaaaaacaaaaagtaaGAAGTGAATAACAGTGCAAGAGCAGCAACAAGCTGAATTTGATAGGAATAACAAGATTGTTCTTAATTGTAATGACCTGCTGTTCCATGCACAATGGATCTGTCCTTTTGGAATCTGGATCTAAAACCACAAGCCTTCCACCTCTACTTTGAGCTTTTCTGTTTATGAATATTCAATTTGGCTGTTATATCTAGGACTGTGGGGAATGGGATACTACTGATGCTTGCTGCTTGTTGGCATCCAAGCTGAATAAATATAATTCCTGAAAGTCTTTATGAGTTTTGGGTAGTCAGAGATAGCACCATAGCAAGTCCAGTGAGGTTTTTGCACGTTGTGTGGCTGAATCACAGGCTGAGTGACTTGTCCATGACTAATGGAAACTTGTCATTTTTCTGATGCGATTTTTCCCGTGAGAGGAGTGATACATCCTGTTAGTGCACAATACTTCTGTTTGAGTTAATGGGTGTTGCTTTTCTTTACAGGCACTAAATCCAGTGACACTGGCACTTCTGTTGGGTTCCTTTGGAAAAGCTAAATTGGTTTTTGGGACTAGGTAGCTGTGGATAAGCTAAACTGGATTTTGGCTGTGTTTTGACAGTTCATAAATGTTGTTTATACTAAAAATAAGGTGAAATGCATCTTGTATACATCAAGAATGTGGACTTGATAGCTTAGTGTTAATGAGGTCCAGCTCACCTGTGATAGGTGCTTTTCCTAATTGGTTAAGAGGGGCAACATGAGACAGAGAGCAAAGATCCAGGAATGTTTTGCAGGTAGAAGTGAGGAGGATTGCAAGGACTGCACCATTAATTAGGAATAGGACTGGGCTGGTATGTAGCCATGCCAAAGGTAACTCAGCATGATCAGCCTGTGTGGCCACTACTGTCTTGTTTCTTCTGCTAGCCATCAATTCAAAAGGACTAACTGCATCTTCATTGCAGGATGGACAGCAGAATATAGTGATGTAGCTTCAGCAGTGAAGAGACACCActtttcttgtctttcctttCTAACCATGTGCTAGTCAAAACCCAGAGGGCTGGTTTGCTAGCACTCAAAACTGTTGAGGATGTTATTTGGTTATGGGAGGTTTGGCTGAGTGAAAATTTCTGTGGTTTAACCTTTCTTGGGCTTCTTTCATACTTAACACTTCTTTCTGCCTCTCTCAGAGGGCCCCCTCGCCCACGCCCTGCCCCGGTGACTGGAGAGGCTGAAAACAAGGAGAACCATCACGAGGCCAGTGCCATGGGCCAGCAGCCGCTGCGCCGTGGCTACCGGCGCCCCTACAACTACCGGCGCCGGCCGCGCCCAGCCAGCGCTCCGGCACAGGAAGGCAAAGAGGTATGGACACCAAGCTGCTCAGAGCCACGGATACCTCTCCTGGgagaaaaggctgcaggaatTGGGATggttcagcctggggaagagaaggctttggggtcaCCTCcttgtggccttccagtgcctggagggaAAGATGAGGCAAGACTGTTGTGggggcctggagtgacagaacaagggagAATGAGTTAAAATtgaaagagggtaggtttagattggatatgaggaaaaagttttccctgtgaggatggtgaggccctggcacaggttgcccagagaagctgtggctgccccatccctggaaaagtccaaggccaggctggatggggctctgagcaacctgggctagtggaaggtgtccctgtccatggcagggggttggaacaagatgatcttcaaggtctccttccaacccaaaccattttatggtTGTAT is part of the Cinclus cinclus chromosome 4, bCinCin1.1, whole genome shotgun sequence genome and encodes:
- the YBX3 gene encoding Y-box-binding protein 3; protein product: MSEAPETSATSPAPAAPPVPAAAAAPPAAPDAAPKSAAAPGAAVAEAAPAAATTAAAESAKKVLATKVLGTVKWFNVRNGYGFINRNDTKEDVFVHQTAIKKNNPRKYLRSVGDGETVEFDVVEGEKGAEAANVTGPNGVPVEGSRYAADRRRYRRGYFGRRRGPPRSGGEGDMKDGVTEGGQLQQVHRNPTYRPRYRRGPPRPRPAPVTGEAENKENHHEASAMGQQPLRRGYRRPYNYRRRPRPASAPAQEGKETKATETPAENPAPVTEQSGAE